The following are encoded in a window of Bradyrhizobium sp. WBOS07 genomic DNA:
- the fliG gene encoding flagellar motor switch protein FliG has product MAASLQNANSNDITSVISTLGQRAGSRAAEGKGAAQLTGPRRAAILMLALGEQYGGKIWGLLDDDEVRQLSLEMSTLGTVEVDTVEDMLLEFVSRMSASGALMGNFDATERLLQQYLPPERVNGIMDEIRGPAGRNMWEKLSNVQEEVLANYLKNEYPQTIAVVLSKLKPEHAARVLGIFPEELALDVVNRMLKMEAVQKEVIESVEKTLRTEFMSNLSQTRRRDAHEVMAEIFNNFDRQTETRFITSLEEDNRESAERIKALMFTFDDLVKLDSGSAQTLMRNVDKDKLGVALKSANEDVRNFFFGNMSSRAAKMLQDDMAAMGPVRLRDVDEAQALLVNLAKDLAAKGEIMLTKNRADDELVY; this is encoded by the coding sequence ATGGCCGCCAGTTTGCAGAACGCCAACTCCAACGACATCACCAGCGTGATCTCCACGCTCGGCCAGCGTGCCGGCAGCCGCGCCGCCGAAGGCAAGGGCGCGGCACAACTGACCGGCCCCCGCCGCGCCGCGATCCTGATGCTCGCGCTCGGCGAGCAATATGGCGGCAAGATCTGGGGCCTGCTCGACGACGACGAGGTGCGCCAGCTCTCGCTGGAAATGTCGACGCTCGGCACCGTCGAGGTCGACACCGTCGAGGACATGCTGCTCGAATTCGTCTCGCGCATGTCGGCCTCGGGCGCGCTGATGGGCAATTTCGACGCCACCGAGCGCCTGCTGCAGCAATACCTGCCGCCGGAGCGCGTCAACGGCATCATGGACGAGATCCGCGGCCCCGCCGGGCGCAACATGTGGGAGAAGCTCTCCAACGTGCAGGAAGAGGTTCTCGCCAACTATCTCAAGAACGAGTATCCGCAGACCATCGCGGTGGTGCTGTCGAAGCTGAAGCCGGAGCACGCCGCGCGCGTGCTCGGCATCTTCCCCGAGGAGCTCGCGCTCGACGTCGTCAACCGCATGCTGAAGATGGAGGCGGTTCAGAAGGAGGTGATCGAGAGCGTGGAGAAGACGCTGCGCACCGAATTCATGTCCAACCTGTCCCAGACCCGCCGCCGCGACGCCCACGAGGTGATGGCTGAAATCTTCAACAATTTCGATCGCCAGACCGAAACCCGCTTCATCACCTCCCTGGAGGAGGACAACCGGGAATCCGCCGAGCGCATCAAGGCGCTGATGTTCACCTTCGACGACCTCGTCAAGCTCGATTCCGGATCGGCCCAGACCCTGATGCGCAACGTCGACAAGGACAAGCTCGGCGTCGCGCTCAAGAGCGCCAACGAGGACGTCCGCAACTTCTTCTTCGGCAACATGTCCTCGCGCGCGGCCAAGATGCTCCAGGACGACATGGCGGCGATGGGCCCGGTCCGCCTGCGCGACGTCGACGAGGCCCAGGCGCTGCTGGTCAACCTCGCCAAGGACCTC